One Pseudomonadota bacterium genomic window, TTATTGGTACACCTGCTCCGGTTATTAAAAATTTGTCAATTTCACAGAATGAGACAGGGATAGAACTTCAAAAAACAGATGCCGGAATTATCTGGAACAATATATTCCAGAATAAGGACGGTGTTTCCATGAGAGATTTTTCCGGTGAGATAAAAGATAACAATATCTTCAATAACGGGAAGAATATTGCATCGGAAAGCCTTGTAAAGATTGGCGCCAATTATTTCGGTTCAATCCATGTGGAAGAAATGCGTTTAGAAAATGTAAATGTCGTTAAGGCATATAACCTGCGGGTTCCCGATGGGAAAATAGTCGATGCAGTTTTAAACCCCTATGTAAGTATGACCCAGGAAGATCGCCGGAATAAACTGACTGAACTTGCAATTGAAGCCGGAAACTATTTCAGACAGAGGAATTACGGTAAGGCGTCAACGCTTTTCGAAGAATCACTCAAGGTAAATCCCTCTGCCGACGTTTATTACTACCTTGCTCTCTGTTATCAGGAGATGAAGGACGACGATAATGCGTTAAAAATATTAAGAGAAGGGGTGGAGAAATTTCCTAAAGATTCAACACTGGTAAAGTCATTGGGGCTGCTTCTTTACCAGAAAGGCAATGAAGAAGAGGCAAAAAATGTATTCAATGAGTTGATAAGATTAAGCCCGGAAGACAGACAGGTGAAGTTTTTGCTGGAAAGAATGAAAAATACAGTGAATAGTGAATAGCGGATAGTGAATAGTGAAAAAGGCGGTGAAAGGTGAAAGCTTTAATCCTGCCGAAGGCGGGACAAAGTGAAAAGTGAAAAGTAAAGAAGGCAATGAATAGTAGCCGCAGGCTTTAGCCTGCGTCCGTGGAGTGTGGCAATCTGAAATGAAGAAATTTTATTTAATTATATTTCTTACGATATCTTTCACATTAATTATATGTCCTCGATTTGACTTCACCAGGGCAGAAACCGTCATTATTGAGGGCAGGCTGGACAGTAAAATCAAAATGTCAAAACAGATGAAGTGGGATGTTGACAGGCCACTTTCGGAATTGACTCTCAGGCTCCCATTGCCTGCAAATTATTCAAACAAAGCACAATCACAAAGTATACAGGGGCTTCGCATTCAATATGACCCGCAACCTGCAAGTGTTAGTGAGGAGACGGACAAGTTTGGAAATGTCTACAAAAGGGTTGTATGGAGGAATATAAACAGAGATGCGCAAATCAACATGACGTATGAAGCGCTGATAAAAACGCTGCTGCCTGCAATGGAAAGCAGGACGTCATTTCCTCTCACGAACATTCCTAAACAGGAAAATGTATATTTAACTCCAACCGAGTATGTACAGAGTAATCATCCTGAAATAATTTCACTTGCAAGGGAATTAACAAAGTATGCAAAAACGGAATACGAGGCAGTAACTGCCATACTCAATTTCGTTGTTGATACCATTAAATACAGCTATAATCCTCCGCGTTATGATGCAGGCTATACATTAAAGGTAAAATCGGGGAACTGTACAAATATTGGTCACCTGTCTGTTGCCCTCCTGAGGGCTTCAGGGATACCTGCAAGAATTGTGGGCGGAATAAGCCTTAACAAGCAGTGGACGATGCCGGTAAGCGATTACAAAACCATTGTCCAGAAGATGGGGCAGGGGGGACATGCCTGGATAGAAATATATTTTCCCGATCTCGGCTGGCTCTCATATGACCCTCAACAGTCAAGACAGTTTACGTCATCAAGGCATATTAAAGAGATGCATGGTTTTGATTATATGGACATTACTGTCCTCTGGACAGGGACGTCTTATGCACCGAAATATTCGAACACAATGGACGCACATTTTATTGATGATGAAGTCAATATAAAGCCGAAGTATACGGTTAATGCCCCCAGATCATACATTGCAAGCAGCCAGTTGCTGGCAAAGGCAGGTCCACCAGGACCTATTGAGGATAAGCCTGTGCCCGTGCCCCCTCTGCCCCCACCACCCCCTGTTGCGAAACCGCCACCCTTTGTGAAACCGCCACTGCAAAAGGACAGATATATTGAATTCGGGAATATGGAATTTCCAACCCTTGTAGACGCATACAGGATTGTCGGAAACAGGGCAGTAGGTATTCCCGATGCAGAGACAGCAGAATATGCTACATCGCAACACATCTATGCCCAGGCGTTTAAGGTAACCGAACCCCTTAAATTGAAGGCTGTATCGCTTGCCATGCATAAATTCGGGGGTGACGGCACAATCTATATTGACATTGTTTCTGATGACAATGGAAAGCCGGCGCTTCTGGGGTTTCGTTCTCCTCCTGTCTTTCTTGAGAATATATCAAAGAAACATGGATATTACTGGGTAGATTTTACTTTTCCTGATGACGGAAGTATGGCTCCGTTAAAAGAGGGAAAATACTGGATTGTGCTGAGACGCTCGGGAGAAGCAATAATGACATGGTTCTATACACCCGGGAAACCATATGGCGGTCCGGACGATACGCGTTCCACATTAAAAGGTTACCTCTGGAAGGATATACTCAATTATGACTTTGTGTTCAAGGTGACAGGCCAGAAGATTTATTAGAAAAATATTGCCGGGAGACAGCATG contains:
- a CDS encoding transglutaminase domain-containing protein, with the translated sequence MKKFYLIIFLTISFTLIICPRFDFTRAETVIIEGRLDSKIKMSKQMKWDVDRPLSELTLRLPLPANYSNKAQSQSIQGLRIQYDPQPASVSEETDKFGNVYKRVVWRNINRDAQINMTYEALIKTLLPAMESRTSFPLTNIPKQENVYLTPTEYVQSNHPEIISLARELTKYAKTEYEAVTAILNFVVDTIKYSYNPPRYDAGYTLKVKSGNCTNIGHLSVALLRASGIPARIVGGISLNKQWTMPVSDYKTIVQKMGQGGHAWIEIYFPDLGWLSYDPQQSRQFTSSRHIKEMHGFDYMDITVLWTGTSYAPKYSNTMDAHFIDDEVNIKPKYTVNAPRSYIASSQLLAKAGPPGPIEDKPVPVPPLPPPPPVAKPPPFVKPPLQKDRYIEFGNMEFPTLVDAYRIVGNRAVGIPDAETAEYATSQHIYAQAFKVTEPLKLKAVSLAMHKFGGDGTIYIDIVSDDNGKPALLGFRSPPVFLENISKKHGYYWVDFTFPDDGSMAPLKEGKYWIVLRRSGEAIMTWFYTPGKPYGGPDDTRSTLKGYLWKDILNYDFVFKVTGQKIY